Proteins encoded by one window of Rhizophagus irregularis chromosome 31, complete sequence:
- a CDS encoding uncharacterized protein (SECRETED:cutsite_VFS-QC; SECRETED:prob_0.6803); SECRETED:SignalP(1-26), translating to MAFLKLKNNFFIFFIFLIFFNELVFSQCIDYFDALDHEVKRNVACPLVTDDPSKYSRRAPSSYEDESKIQITEFKCNNATEEICNKVKDTILIAGKIISKTFILKSPIFLSVNYTNLCVVQPDLCKLQGGKVVVIGAAQSAREILLLDDDGLSRYYPQSLVKQYQFKKHPEFAPIDIIATFNSIVNWHFPSDSDIPIQPKQFDMLYIVLHELMHGLGFTSNWQNWFLTGNKNQILITSKPDVVISDNEVIFDEFKETAFDRHLIFNSNYKNLSPVTVKLNDFANPGTKFKNVTDLIQNFLNSKQVVIAENMNNISTTFNSLSSYPKSCYTERAILETTLIPFQNGQSISHFDQSYINSPDFLMTTIQVPGKTLSDLVRQTGATSPIGPKLQAIMECLGYETKRNLIPYRPKLVYPLSGKS from the exons AtggcttttttaaaattaaaaaataatttcttcatatttttcatttttttgatattttttaatgaactaGTTTTTTCTCAATGTATAGATTATTTTGATGCCTTAGATCATGaagtaaaaagaaatgttgCTTGTCCGCTCGTAACAGATGATCCATCAAAATATTCTAGGAGAGCACCCTCTTCTTATGAGGATGAatcaaaaatacaaattacaGAATTTAAATGTAACAATGCAACAGaagaaatttgtaataaagtCAAAGACACTATTTTGATAGctggaaaaattatttcaaaaacttttattttaaagtcgCCCATATTTTTATCCGttaattatactaatttatGTGTAGTTCAACCTGATCTTTGTAAATTACAAGGAGGAAAAGTTGTTGTAATAG gtGCCGCTCAATCAGCACGAGAAATATTATTGTTGGATGATGATGGATTATCTCGATATTATCCTCAATCATTAGTAAAACagtatcaatttaaaaaacatcCTGAATTTGCTCCGATTGATATTATAGCAACATTTAATTCCATAGTTAATTGGCATTTTCCATCGGATTCTGATATACCAATTCAACCAAAACAATTTGATATGCTTTATATCGTTTTACATGAATTAATGCATGGTTTAGGTTTCACTTCAAATTGGCAAAACTGGTTTTTAACtggtaataaaaatcaaattcttaTCACTTCTAAACCAGATGTAGTTATTTCTGATAATGAAGttatttttgatgaatttaaagaaactGCTTTTGATAgacatttaatatttaatagtaattacaaaaatttatctcCCGTCActgtaaaattaaatgattttgcTAATCCtggtacaaaatttaaaaatgttaccGACTTgatccaaaattttttaaattctaaacaAGTCGTAATAGCagaaaatatgaataatatatccACTACTTTTAATTCCCTTTCTTCTTATCCAAAATCTTGTTATACGGAAAGAGCTATTTTGGAAACTACTCTCATTCCTTTTCAAAATGGTCAGAGTATTTCTCATTTTGATCAATCTTACATAAATTCTCCTGATTTCTTAATGACTACGATTCAAGTTCCTGGTAAAACTTTGTCCGATTTAGTAAGGCAAACTGGTGCTACGAGTCCTATTGGTCCAAAATTACAGGCCATTATGGAATGTTTAGG ATATGAAACAAAGAGAAATTTGATACCATATCGTCCGAAATTGGTTTATCCGCTGAGCGGGAagtcttaa